Proteins from a genomic interval of Pelagibaculum spongiae:
- a CDS encoding IS3 family transposase (programmed frameshift) — MPSYSEERKHAVLKRLLPPQSLSIPVLAKEEGISEAALYNWRKRFNLSGHPMPEKHLSSEQWSAEAKFAVVLATASFNEAELSEYCREKGLYPNQIKQWKQACIHGNQSAEKASKAPRKTLKEKTDEKKIKKLEKELRRKDKALAEASTLLILFKKARCLVRNRQRGQLTSLAQRQQCLEWFHQAITEGARRRQAADILNISLKTLNRWQDKAGKTIEDQRPLVVKDMPANKLSKEEEKTILNISNQKEFSRLPPCQIVPTLADRGTYIASESSWYRVLRRNGQLTHRGRSKKPHKRRKPTTHIATSANQVWTWDISYLPSRTKGLFWYLYLIVDIYSRKIVGWEVYEVESGEYAKVLVARTLLSENCLKNPPVLHSDNGAPMKSFTFKARLEELGVGSSYSRPRVSNDNPYSESLFRTVKYCPEYPSSGFATLDDARSWMLKFARWYNHEHRHSGIKFVTPHQRHNNEDKQLLEKRVAVYELAKSEHPERWPGAIRDWSHINEVALNPERERAGIN; from the exons ATGCCCTCTTATTCTGAAGAAAGAAAACACGCTGTTTTAAAACGATTATTACCTCCTCAAAGCTTATCTATTCCTGTGCTTGCTAAAGAAGAAGGTATTTCTGAGGCAGCATTGTACAATTGGCGCAAACGATTTAACCTCTCTGGTCATCCCATGCCTGAAAAACATCTGAGTTCTGAACAATGGTCTGCTGAAGCTAAGTTTGCTGTTGTCCTTGCAACTGCCAGCTTTAATGAAGCTGAACTGAGTGAATATTGCCGTGAAAAAGGTCTGTATCCAAACCAGATAAAGCAATGGAAACAAGCCTGTATTCACGGTAACCAATCGGCGGAAAAAGCATCCAAAGCGCCTCGAAAAACGCTTAAAGAAAAAACAGATGAAAAGAAAATCAAAAAGTTAGAAAAAGAATTGAGACGTAAAGATAAAGCACTTGCAGAGGCGAGCACGCTGTTGATTCTTT TCAAAAAAGCTCGATGCTTGGTACGGAATCGACAGCGAGGACAACTAACGTCACTTGCACAGCGCCAGCAGTGTTTGGAATGGTTTCATCAAGCCATTACTGAGGGTGCGCGCCGTCGCCAAGCTGCTGATATATTGAATATCAGCTTGAAAACACTGAACCGTTGGCAAGACAAAGCAGGCAAAACTATAGAAGACCAACGTCCATTGGTGGTGAAAGATATGCCTGCTAACAAGCTGTCAAAGGAAGAAGAAAAGACAATATTAAATATTAGTAATCAAAAAGAATTCAGTCGGTTACCGCCTTGTCAGATTGTCCCTACGCTTGCAGATCGCGGCACCTATATTGCCAGCGAATCCTCTTGGTACAGAGTATTAAGACGAAATGGCCAATTAACGCATCGAGGCCGTAGTAAAAAGCCTCATAAACGGCGAAAGCCGACAACGCATATCGCGACAAGCGCAAATCAAGTCTGGACATGGGATATTAGTTATTTACCTTCTCGAACCAAAGGCTTGTTCTGGTATTTATATTTGATTGTCGATATTTACAGTCGAAAAATTGTTGGCTGGGAAGTCTATGAAGTGGAATCGGGTGAGTATGCCAAGGTATTGGTAGCGCGCACTTTATTATCAGAAAATTGCTTGAAAAACCCACCCGTACTTCATTCTGACAATGGTGCGCCGATGAAGAGTTTTACCTTTAAGGCGCGCCTCGAAGAATTAGGTGTTGGATCTTCATATAGCCGTCCTAGAGTCAGTAATGACAACCCTTATTCAGAATCGTTGTTTCGAACGGTGAAATACTGCCCTGAATATCCGAGCAGCGGCTTTGCAACTCTGGATGATGCCAGAAGCTGGATGTTAAAATTTGCACGTTGGTACAACCACGAGCATCGACATAGTGGTATCAAATTTGTGACGCCGCACCAGCGCCATAATAATGAAGACAAGCAACTACTTGAAAAGAGAGTGGCGGTTTATGAATTGGCTAAATCAGAACATCCAGAGCGATGGCCAGGCGCAATCAGGGATTGGAGCCATATAAATGAAGTCGCTTTAAATCCAGAAAGAGAAAGGGCGGGTATAAATTAA
- a CDS encoding HesA/MoeB/ThiF family protein — MYQLGDQQLLRYSRQILLPQFDYTGQEKISQSSVLIVGSGGLGCPASLYLTAAGVGKIILADPDTVELSNLQRQINFSTADINRPKVEAAGERLAAINPDVELELLQEKLDSDRLLELAKQVDLVVDCSDSFATRFAVNRACVEAKKPLVSAAAIGFEGQFSVFDSTKENCPCYACLYPEADFKDQKMSCSDSGVISPLLGIMGSKQALETIKYLADIGKSPLGKLWIFDGTECEWRSLQMSRDSECEVCGDCG, encoded by the coding sequence ATGTACCAGCTAGGTGATCAACAACTGCTCCGTTACAGTCGGCAAATTTTATTGCCACAGTTTGATTATACCGGTCAGGAAAAAATTTCCCAAAGCTCGGTATTAATTGTCGGTAGCGGTGGTTTAGGTTGCCCGGCTTCACTTTATTTAACAGCTGCCGGTGTCGGTAAAATCATTCTGGCTGACCCAGATACGGTAGAGCTTTCAAATCTTCAGCGGCAAATTAATTTTTCTACCGCAGATATTAACCGGCCTAAAGTAGAAGCGGCAGGTGAGCGGCTGGCAGCAATTAACCCAGATGTAGAGTTAGAGCTGTTGCAGGAAAAACTGGATAGTGATCGCCTGCTTGAGCTGGCAAAACAAGTCGATCTGGTGGTGGATTGCTCAGACAGTTTTGCTACGCGCTTTGCGGTTAATCGCGCCTGTGTTGAGGCCAAGAAACCTTTGGTAAGTGCTGCAGCAATTGGTTTTGAAGGCCAATTCAGCGTATTTGATAGTACTAAAGAAAACTGCCCTTGCTATGCCTGTTTGTACCCGGAAGCTGATTTTAAAGATCAGAAAATGAGTTGCAGCGATAGCGGCGTAATCAGCCCGTTGCTCGGTATCATGGGCTCTAAACAAGCATTAGAAACCATTAAATACCTTGCCGATATCGGCAAAAGCCCACTAGGTAAACTCTGGATATTTGATGGCACTGAATGTGAGTGGCGCTCATTGCAAATGTCACGGGATAGCGAATGTGAAGTCTGCGGTGATTGCGGTTAA
- the prmC gene encoding peptide chain release factor N(5)-glutamine methyltransferase, which yields MPTDSLTIDQLLRDATQQLDRANIESPRIDCELFLGDLLEKDRTWLRCWGDKIVNQEIIQQFQQMIGRRIKGEPSAYIVGYKEFWSLKLKVTAATLIPRPDTEILVETVLQKITNPNAKLVDLGTGTGAIALAIQSEQTGWKVSASDYSVDALDVAKANAAALNLPVEFSHGSWLEPFAGQQFDCIVSNPPYIDPKDVHLPSLVNEPITALTAENHGLADLQQIIAQAPDHLNEQGWLMLEHGFDQGEAVRALLTEAAFSAVETIKDYGGNDRISIGKKCY from the coding sequence ATGCCCACAGATAGCCTTACCATTGATCAGCTGTTGCGTGATGCCACGCAACAGCTCGATCGAGCCAATATTGAATCTCCCCGAATTGACTGTGAATTGTTTCTTGGTGATCTGCTAGAAAAAGATCGAACCTGGTTACGCTGCTGGGGCGATAAAATAGTTAATCAAGAAATAATCCAGCAATTCCAACAAATGATTGGTCGCCGAATTAAAGGTGAGCCATCGGCTTATATTGTTGGCTATAAAGAATTCTGGTCATTAAAACTCAAGGTGACTGCTGCAACATTAATTCCACGGCCGGATACTGAAATTCTGGTGGAGACTGTGTTGCAAAAAATAACGAATCCAAATGCAAAGCTAGTTGATTTAGGTACAGGAACCGGTGCGATTGCTTTAGCGATTCAATCAGAGCAAACCGGTTGGAAAGTTTCGGCCAGTGATTATTCTGTTGATGCACTTGATGTTGCCAAAGCCAATGCCGCTGCGCTCAATCTTCCGGTAGAATTTTCCCATGGTAGTTGGCTAGAACCATTTGCTGGCCAGCAGTTTGACTGTATTGTTTCCAATCCGCCTTATATCGACCCGAAAGATGTGCATTTACCCTCATTAGTAAATGAGCCGATTACTGCGCTGACCGCAGAAAATCATGGTCTGGCAGATTTACAACAGATTATTGCCCAAGCTCCTGATCATTTGAATGAGCAGGGCTGGCTAATGCTTGAGCATGGTTTTGACCAGGGTGAAGCCGTTAGGGCTTTATTAACTGAAGCTGCTTTTTCAGCGGTAGAAACCATAAAAGATTACGGTGGAAATGACCGAATCTCGATTGGGAAAAAGTGTTATTAA
- the prfA gene encoding peptide chain release factor 1 has protein sequence MKPSIRMKLDGLIERHEEISALLSEVEVMADQNQFRDLSKEYSQLEPLVKCFSEFRQCDEDLEEAKLMLDDPEMKDMAEEEIGPLKNRMQELEGELQILLIPKDKDDNSNVYLEIRAGTGGDEAALFSGDLFKMYGRYAEKRRWKVEIVSESQSEMGGYKEIICRITGDEVYASLKFESGAHRVQRVPETESQGRIHTSACTVAIMPEVDDVDEIEINAGDLRVDTFRASGAGGQHVNKTDSAIRLTHLPTGVVVECQDERSQHKNKAKAMKVLQSRLYSAAQEAHDAEQSEARKKLVGTGDRSDRIRTYNYPQGRVTDHRINLTLYKLDDIMQGEMGQLLQPLVQEYQADQLAALAEA, from the coding sequence ATGAAACCCTCTATAAGAATGAAACTTGACGGTCTGATTGAGCGTCATGAGGAAATTTCTGCCCTGTTAAGTGAGGTAGAAGTGATGGCGGATCAGAACCAGTTCCGTGATCTGTCCAAGGAATACAGCCAATTGGAGCCATTGGTAAAATGCTTCAGTGAGTTTCGTCAGTGCGACGAAGATCTGGAAGAAGCCAAGCTGATGCTGGATGACCCAGAGATGAAAGATATGGCCGAAGAAGAAATCGGGCCATTGAAAAATCGCATGCAAGAATTGGAAGGCGAGTTACAAATTCTGCTGATTCCAAAAGACAAAGACGATAACAGCAACGTTTACCTGGAAATTCGAGCAGGAACCGGTGGTGACGAAGCAGCGTTGTTCTCTGGCGACTTGTTTAAAATGTATGGCCGTTATGCGGAAAAGCGTCGCTGGAAAGTCGAAATTGTTTCGGAAAGCCAAAGCGAAATGGGCGGCTATAAAGAAATTATCTGCCGGATTACCGGTGATGAAGTCTATGCCAGTCTGAAATTTGAATCGGGTGCACACCGAGTTCAGCGGGTGCCAGAAACCGAATCGCAAGGTCGAATTCATACCTCGGCTTGTACGGTTGCGATCATGCCTGAAGTTGATGATGTTGATGAAATCGAAATTAACGCAGGTGATTTGCGTGTCGATACATTCCGTGCTTCAGGCGCAGGTGGTCAGCACGTAAACAAAACCGACTCTGCAATTCGACTGACTCACTTGCCAACAGGCGTAGTGGTTGAGTGTCAGGATGAGCGTTCCCAGCACAAGAACAAGGCTAAGGCGATGAAAGTCTTGCAGTCTCGTTTGTACAGTGCCGCCCAGGAAGCGCATGACGCAGAACAGTCAGAAGCACGTAAAAAGCTGGTCGGTACCGGCGACCGTTCTGATCGAATCCGTACCTATAACTATCCACAAGGCCGGGTGACTGATCACCGCATCAACCTGACTTTGTACAAGCTCGATGACATTATGCAAGGCGAAATGGGTCAGCTGTTACAGCCGCTGGTTCAGGAATATCAAGCAGACCAGTTGGCTGCTCTGGCCGAAGCATAA
- the hemA gene encoding glutamyl-tRNA reductase yields MIIVVLGVNHQTAPVEIRERVAFGPDILQQAHQSLLEQRGVRECAILSTCNRTEIYAVIEGSAESDVETALANWLASFHSLGLDSLSPYLFRYREDEAIKHMMRVASGLDSMVLGEPQILGQVKDCWQQASEFKTLGRWLKQLFRHTFTAAKQVRTDTDIGTNPVSVAFAAVDMARHIFSDFSQITVLLIGAGETIELAAKHLKAKGVSKMIIANRTVKRAETLAKEMSAEAIALDALPDYLAKADMVVSSTAAPLPILGKGMVEQALKQRRRQPMFMVDIAVPRDIESQVNELEDVYLYTVDDLREVIQDNLSSRRQAAVQAEEMIGLHVQTFLSWRRSLDAVDTICAYRQEHEQLRDAELKQAMALLAAGADPVKVLSQMANRLTNKFLHQPTLCLRDAAAQQDYELISQLRNIYGIQ; encoded by the coding sequence ATGATCATTGTTGTTCTGGGTGTGAATCACCAGACCGCCCCGGTCGAAATTCGCGAACGGGTTGCATTTGGCCCTGACATTTTGCAGCAAGCGCATCAGTCTTTGCTTGAGCAAAGAGGTGTGAGGGAATGCGCGATCCTGTCGACCTGCAATCGCACCGAAATTTATGCCGTTATTGAAGGCAGTGCTGAATCAGATGTAGAAACTGCCCTAGCCAATTGGTTAGCCAGCTTCCATTCGCTGGGGCTGGATTCTTTATCGCCTTATTTATTCCGTTATCGTGAAGATGAAGCCATCAAACACATGATGCGAGTTGCTAGTGGCTTAGATTCAATGGTGCTCGGTGAGCCGCAGATCCTCGGTCAGGTAAAAGATTGCTGGCAACAAGCCAGCGAATTCAAAACACTCGGCCGTTGGTTAAAACAATTATTCCGGCATACTTTCACTGCTGCCAAGCAAGTGAGAACCGATACCGATATCGGCACTAATCCGGTATCTGTGGCTTTTGCTGCAGTTGATATGGCACGGCACATTTTCAGTGATTTTTCTCAAATTACCGTATTGCTAATCGGTGCTGGAGAAACTATTGAGCTAGCTGCCAAGCATTTAAAAGCCAAGGGCGTTAGCAAAATGATTATTGCTAATCGCACGGTAAAAAGAGCCGAAACCCTTGCCAAAGAAATGAGTGCAGAAGCGATTGCACTCGATGCTTTGCCAGATTATCTGGCAAAAGCCGATATGGTGGTATCATCTACCGCGGCGCCTTTACCAATATTGGGCAAAGGCATGGTCGAGCAGGCATTGAAACAACGCCGCCGCCAACCCATGTTCATGGTCGATATCGCAGTACCTCGCGATATAGAATCTCAGGTCAATGAGCTAGAAGACGTCTATCTCTACACTGTGGATGATCTTCGCGAAGTGATTCAAGATAATCTGAGTAGTCGCCGACAGGCTGCAGTACAGGCCGAAGAAATGATTGGTTTGCATGTGCAAACTTTTCTGTCGTGGCGTCGTTCGCTCGATGCGGTGGATACGATTTGCGCCTATCGCCAGGAACATGAACAGTTGCGTGACGCCGAGCTCAAGCAGGCAATGGCGTTGCTGGCTGCTGGCGCTGACCCGGTAAAAGTACTGAGTCAGATGGCAAATCGCTTAACCAACAAATTCTTACACCAGCCGACACTCTGTCTCAGGGATGCTGCCGCACAGCAGGACTATGAGCTGATCAGCCAGCTGAGAAATATTTACGGAATTCAGTAG